The proteins below come from a single Leptospira ellinghausenii genomic window:
- the gspN gene encoding type II secretion system protein GspN translates to MAKENEFEEDYDLDDDVAVQESLLEEDNELFEEDSDEELTKINQKQILTLIAISFVSFLLFTIFIFPLNEIVRSVLIKTGKETGIFMDAKEIHFPMIGRKSFDSFVVSFPTGTSLKAEEVSLGVSVFGILQSRLEGDINIGYFSYEGSDLSIGIQTFDLPIRLSPLDDKVTKWNGEGEITLSGGKIKESMEIPFLGTLKGTDIKRANLLFKIRSGKLLIERGSLDSNLAKFQFQGVVRLSDTISFSQLDLKVCFSLTEKFAQERQDLVGMVALLPQEGGKTCIPVRGTLSSPKVDLPNLNQLGGMAPKPEDGSIEPAPTP, encoded by the coding sequence ATGGCAAAAGAAAACGAATTCGAAGAAGACTATGATTTAGATGATGATGTAGCTGTTCAAGAATCATTATTGGAAGAGGATAATGAACTTTTTGAGGAAGATTCTGATGAAGAACTCACAAAAATCAATCAAAAACAAATTCTAACACTCATTGCGATTTCATTTGTTTCATTTCTTTTGTTTACCATTTTTATTTTTCCTCTTAATGAAATTGTTAGATCAGTCCTCATTAAAACAGGCAAAGAAACGGGAATCTTTATGGATGCAAAGGAAATCCATTTTCCCATGATTGGAAGGAAATCTTTTGATAGTTTTGTTGTTAGTTTTCCCACTGGAACATCTTTAAAAGCGGAAGAAGTGAGTCTTGGTGTTTCTGTATTTGGAATTTTGCAGTCCCGTTTGGAAGGTGATATCAATATAGGGTATTTTAGTTATGAAGGAAGTGATCTTTCGATTGGGATTCAAACCTTCGATTTGCCCATTCGATTGTCGCCTTTAGACGATAAAGTAACCAAATGGAATGGGGAAGGGGAAATTACTCTTTCTGGTGGAAAAATCAAAGAATCGATGGAGATTCCTTTTTTAGGCACTTTAAAAGGAACCGATATCAAAAGAGCAAATTTACTCTTTAAAATTCGATCAGGGAAACTTCTCATCGAAAGAGGAAGTCTTGATTCCAATTTGGCGAAATTCCAATTCCAAGGTGTGGTTCGTTTGTCTGATACCATTTCGTTTTCTCAACTGGATTTAAAAGTTTGTTTTTCCTTAACCGAAAAATTTGCCCAAGAAAGGCAGGATTTGGTAGGGATGGTCGCCTTATTACCGCAAGAAGGTGGGAAAACTTGTATCCCTGTTCGTGGTACCTTGTCCTCACCTAAAGTAGACCTTCCCAACTTAAACCAATTAGGTGGAATGGCTCCGAAACCAGAAGATGGTTCGATTGAACCGGCTCCCACTCCTTAA